In Longimicrobiales bacterium, a single window of DNA contains:
- a CDS encoding cation diffusion facilitator family transporter, producing MTVHARDHNGHREAQQLRQGRSDEHEHGHRHDHVHDHGHEHDHSHDLRELGRRRLSIVLAITAAFMVVELVGGILANSLALVADAAHMLSDVASLALAIFALWFSRRPATARRSFGYLRIEILAALINGATLIALSLLIYWQAWSRLRVPQEVEGGLMLAVASGGLLVNIVGALLLHGASGHSLNVRGAYLHVLGDLLGSVGAIAAALVILFTGWMPADPIISALVATLILYSSFRLVRESVDVLLEATPSHIDLADVQARIESISGVERVYDLHVWTLTSGFVAMSGHVVITDAATHRTVLDAIHQRMHDDYDINHVTVQIEPVRLYRIEG from the coding sequence ATGACTGTTCACGCGCGCGACCACAACGGCCACCGGGAAGCTCAGCAGCTGCGGCAGGGGCGCAGCGACGAGCACGAGCATGGGCACAGGCACGATCACGTGCACGACCATGGCCATGAGCATGACCACAGTCACGATCTGCGTGAGCTGGGTCGACGCCGACTCTCCATCGTGCTCGCGATCACCGCGGCGTTCATGGTGGTCGAGCTGGTCGGCGGCATCCTGGCAAACTCGCTCGCGCTCGTCGCCGATGCGGCACACATGCTCAGCGACGTCGCCTCCCTTGCGCTCGCCATCTTTGCGCTCTGGTTCTCGCGACGACCCGCCACGGCGCGCCGCAGCTTCGGCTACCTGCGCATCGAGATCCTCGCCGCCCTCATCAACGGCGCCACCCTGATCGCGCTCTCCCTGCTCATCTACTGGCAGGCCTGGTCACGCCTGCGTGTGCCGCAGGAGGTCGAGGGCGGACTGATGCTGGCGGTCGCCAGTGGCGGCCTCCTCGTGAACATCGTCGGGGCACTCCTGCTGCACGGCGCGTCCGGTCACTCCCTGAACGTGCGCGGCGCCTATCTCCACGTCCTCGGTGACCTGCTCGGCTCCGTCGGCGCCATCGCGGCCGCACTCGTCATCCTCTTCACCGGCTGGATGCCCGCCGACCCCATCATCTCCGCCCTGGTCGCAACCCTCATCCTTTACAGCAGCTTCCGCCTCGTGCGCGAGAGCGTCGACGTGCTGCTCGAGGCGACCCCCTCCCATATCGACCTGGCCGACGTACAGGCGCGCATCGAGAGCATCTCCGGCGTCGAGCGCGTCTACGACCTCCACGTCTGGACCCTCACCAGCGGCTTCGTCGCCATGAGCGGCCATGTCGTCATCACGGACGCGGCCACGCACCGCACCGTGCTCGACGCGATCCACCAGCGCATGCACGACGACTACGACATCAACCATGTCACGGTGCAGATCGAGCCGGTCAGGCTGTACCGGATCGAAGGCTGA
- a CDS encoding cation:proton antiporter, with product MSHDGPSSGGGMGTQIVLAISLLGVIASIRFLRDAFVPGSFGLPETAVGAAGSAMAAGFLFLFAFTLGGIAQLLGLPKITGYLLGGMLVGPELLGTLSARNIADLSVVNGFAIGVIAFVAGAELRPQLLRERGGIILRILVCEIGIVFVLLAAVALLLREFVPFLAGLPFAAAVAMAFVFASIATVHSPAVTIALLNEVRSSGPVTSTTLGVVVVADVLVVLLATLSIAGAQSVLSPEAGFDIAAIGTIAWELIGALVAGALLGLLIDLYLRRVGTRLVIFVIFVIFFGYELADVLHVEYMLFMLAAGFFVENISPVDGEPLIEAIQDASVPAYVMFFSVAGGSIHLRELAMLWPVALGAVALRAGGLWLGTRIGAEWAQAEPQVKRYTWMGLVSQAGVALGLATVASRALGEYGGQIQTMFLAMIAIHEIIGPVLFRTALSRAGELPAQAEEVHTVRQAHA from the coding sequence ATGAGCCACGACGGCCCATCATCGGGCGGCGGGATGGGGACGCAGATCGTGCTTGCGATCTCCCTGCTCGGAGTGATTGCCAGCATCCGGTTTCTGCGTGATGCCTTCGTCCCCGGTTCGTTCGGACTTCCGGAAACCGCCGTAGGCGCAGCAGGCTCGGCGATGGCTGCCGGGTTCCTCTTCCTGTTCGCGTTCACGCTGGGCGGCATCGCGCAGTTGCTCGGACTGCCGAAAATCACCGGTTATCTGCTCGGCGGGATGCTCGTGGGACCGGAACTGCTCGGCACGCTCTCGGCCCGCAACATCGCCGATCTTTCCGTCGTCAATGGCTTCGCGATCGGCGTGATCGCCTTTGTCGCGGGGGCCGAGCTGCGACCGCAGCTTCTGCGGGAGCGAGGCGGCATCATCCTGCGGATCCTGGTCTGCGAGATCGGGATCGTCTTCGTGCTTCTCGCAGCGGTTGCGCTCCTGCTCCGCGAGTTCGTCCCATTCCTCGCCGGGCTCCCGTTCGCCGCGGCCGTAGCGATGGCGTTCGTCTTCGCATCGATCGCAACCGTGCATTCACCGGCCGTGACGATTGCGTTGCTCAACGAGGTGCGATCGAGCGGACCTGTCACCAGCACCACCCTCGGCGTCGTCGTAGTGGCCGATGTGCTCGTCGTGCTGCTGGCGACGCTCTCCATCGCGGGCGCGCAGAGTGTACTCTCTCCCGAAGCCGGCTTCGATATCGCCGCGATCGGCACGATCGCATGGGAGCTGATCGGCGCACTCGTCGCCGGCGCACTGCTCGGTCTGCTCATCGACCTGTACCTGCGCCGCGTCGGTACCCGGCTCGTCATCTTCGTCATCTTCGTTATCTTCTTCGGGTACGAGCTCGCCGACGTGCTGCACGTCGAGTACATGCTCTTCATGCTCGCGGCCGGTTTCTTCGTGGAGAACATCAGCCCCGTGGACGGCGAGCCGCTGATCGAGGCGATCCAGGATGCGAGCGTGCCCGCCTACGTGATGTTCTTCAGCGTCGCCGGCGGCTCGATTCACCTGCGCGAGCTTGCGATGCTGTGGCCGGTCGCGCTCGGAGCGGTTGCGCTGCGGGCGGGAGGGCTGTGGCTCGGAACCCGCATCGGCGCAGAATGGGCACAGGCGGAGCCGCAGGTGAAGCGGTACACGTGGATGGGACTGGTGTCTCAGGCGGGTGTCGCACTCGGGCTTGCGACCGTCGCGAGTCGGGCACTCGGCGAGTACGGAGGACAGATCCAGACCATGTTCCTTGCCATGATCGCAATCCACGAGATCATCGGCCCCGTGCTGTTCCGCACGGCACTGTCGCGCGCCGGTGAGCTGCCGGCGCAGGCCGAGGAGGTTCACACGGTCCGACAGGCACATGCGTGA
- the otsB gene encoding trehalose-phosphatase: protein MKMVHAYDCIPEWRAARARAGRMLLALDFDGTLAPIVPVPDDAALLPGARAALQRLLDREDMLVAVVSGRALEDARARVGLGEIYYAGNHGLEIEGAGVERIHPEALETTHVVAECRAALEAEFRAEPEVLVEDKHLSLSVHFRLVRDEAREQAIRARVERCCGGRRGLRLLEGKKVVEVRPDVEWDKGRATSFLVETLLGSNGIAPVIYIGDDRTDEDAFQALRGRGAGVLVAPHRLEHSAATAWVRSPDEVITLLERLADDA, encoded by the coding sequence ATGAAAATGGTGCACGCATACGACTGTATACCTGAGTGGCGCGCTGCGCGCGCCCGCGCCGGACGGATGCTCCTGGCGCTCGATTTCGACGGGACGCTCGCGCCGATCGTTCCCGTACCTGACGACGCCGCATTGCTGCCCGGCGCCCGCGCCGCGCTCCAGCGCCTGCTCGACCGGGAGGACATGCTCGTTGCGGTCGTGAGCGGGCGAGCGCTGGAGGATGCACGCGCACGCGTCGGCCTGGGCGAGATCTATTACGCCGGAAACCACGGCCTGGAGATCGAGGGCGCGGGCGTGGAGCGTATTCACCCGGAGGCGCTGGAAACGACGCATGTCGTGGCGGAGTGCAGGGCCGCGCTGGAGGCGGAGTTTCGCGCGGAACCCGAGGTGCTGGTCGAGGACAAGCATCTCTCGCTGTCGGTCCATTTCCGACTGGTGAGAGACGAAGCCAGGGAGCAGGCGATACGGGCGCGGGTCGAGCGCTGCTGCGGCGGACGTCGCGGCCTGCGTCTGCTGGAGGGCAAGAAGGTCGTGGAAGTGCGTCCCGACGTGGAGTGGGACAAGGGCAGGGCCACGAGCTTCCTCGTGGAGACGCTGCTCGGCAGCAACGGCATCGCACCGGTGATCTACATCGGTGACGACCGCACGGACGAGGACGCATTCCAGGCGTTGCGCGGCCGTGGCGCCGGTGTGCTCGTCGCGCCCCATCGGCTGGAACACTCCGCGGCCACCGCGTGGGTCCGCTCCCCGGATGAGGTGATCACCCTGCTCGAGAGGCTTGCGGACGACGCATGA
- a CDS encoding DUF4837 family protein — translation MRTKYARLTSVALASATLLGCDPDSSARALGDFNTIVVLAVDSLWAQVGDSLSTALEPRVFTTRNERTFEVEQMTPLDPRWEQLRGFVQVLAIGVPGDGWISPVVSDGSVQPPSIVQKTDVWARGQLVTALVLSPDNAAADALALADSLGATYDALFRRYVAQRMFASGEDTATRDSLLARYGFGITIPNVYNPTAASDSVHIFRSDAQMGGTLFRSIGIARREGVLPADPQAALDWRDRIAAEYYTRPPQATLRDTLITSSLPQGGIEVQGVWQSADPSFPEAGVFVTRMVPCPERNETYLLDAWLLAPGRGKVEYMIQFQTILDSFTCAGAQS, via the coding sequence ATGCGAACAAAATACGCCCGGCTGACCTCCGTCGCGCTGGCGTCCGCCACGCTGCTCGGCTGTGATCCCGACAGCTCGGCGCGGGCGCTCGGCGACTTCAACACCATCGTCGTCCTGGCCGTCGACTCCCTCTGGGCCCAAGTTGGCGACAGCCTCTCGACGGCGCTCGAACCGCGGGTCTTCACGACACGCAACGAGCGCACCTTCGAGGTAGAGCAGATGACACCGCTCGATCCTCGCTGGGAGCAGCTGCGCGGCTTCGTGCAGGTGCTGGCGATCGGGGTGCCCGGCGATGGCTGGATCTCGCCGGTCGTGAGCGACGGGTCGGTGCAGCCGCCGTCGATCGTGCAGAAGACGGACGTCTGGGCACGGGGGCAGCTCGTGACAGCGCTGGTCCTGTCCCCTGACAATGCCGCGGCCGATGCCCTCGCCCTCGCCGACTCGCTCGGCGCAACCTACGACGCGCTGTTCCGTCGCTACGTTGCGCAGCGCATGTTCGCCTCGGGCGAGGACACCGCGACACGCGACTCGCTCCTCGCGCGCTACGGCTTCGGCATCACCATTCCCAACGTGTACAACCCGACCGCAGCCAGCGACTCGGTCCACATCTTCCGCAGCGACGCGCAGATGGGGGGCACGCTGTTCCGCTCGATCGGGATTGCGCGGCGCGAGGGTGTGCTGCCCGCGGATCCGCAGGCGGCGCTCGACTGGCGCGATCGGATCGCGGCGGAGTACTACACGCGGCCGCCGCAGGCGACCCTGCGCGATACGCTCATCACCAGCTCCCTGCCGCAGGGCGGCATCGAGGTGCAGGGCGTGTGGCAGAGCGCGGACCCGTCGTTCCCGGAGGCGGGTGTCTTCGTCACGCGCATGGTCCCGTGCCCCGAACGCAACGAGACGTACCTGCTCGACGCCTGGCTGCTCGCGCCAGGTCGGGGCAAGGTCGAGTACATGATCCAGTTCCAGACGATCCTGGATTCCTTCACGTGCGCGGGCGCGCAGTCCTGA
- the dnaE gene encoding DNA polymerase III subunit alpha gives MSFVHLHTHSEYSLLDGANRLGDLVRRAVDLEMPALALTDHGCMFGAWTFQQQAGKHGIKPLLGMEAYVAPGDRRVKSGGSGEDKYYHLVLLARDEVGYRNIVRLTSIGYLEGFYHRPRIDREVLRQHSEGVIVTSACMAGEVARHLMAGRQEQAREAAAWYADVFRDRYYLEVQAHDSEGQHQLNRQVIGLADEMGLPLVATNDAHFLRAEDHDAHDVLLCIGLGKDRSDENRMKYDRGLYFKTAQEIAARFPDRPEVVENTLAIADSVNVAFRKQYYVPQFPLPEDVSDEPSLLRKLVYDKAPERLGELTPELRERIDYELGVITNPKADYAGYFLITQDFINWAKEHGIPVGPGRGSAAGSIVAYVLGITDVDPIRFDLLFERFLNPDRVSMPDIDVDFCYERRGEVIEYVRAKYGKDSVGQIITFGTMKSRAVIRDVGRVLGFEPSETDRLAKLIPNAPNNSLTVAEAAEQIPELRDLIASDTRVRQLVEYAKVLEGLSRHASVHAAGVVIAPGPLHEYVPVCTQPTRGSGAAAEAGDDGVLVTQWDMIALEQAGMLKMDFLGLKTLTVINDAVTAIRQRHGALRHPDSGEEYARIEDVPLDDPAVYDMLARGGTTGVFQFESPLATDKLRAMRCDTFEDLVATNALIRPGPLDSGMTDVYIRRKLGKEKVRYPHPLLEEVLRPTHGVITYQEQVMRMAQVLADFTLAEADVLRKAVGKKDMELIQQEVGKFKERALAKGVEQRVVDEIAEQVVTFGRYGFNRSHSVAYALLSYQTAWLKRHYPAEFMAALLSSVLDKTDDVVHYIGECREMARYIPPRAGKRFDGIQVLPPDVNESGWKFTPVADDQIRFGLGALRGIGAAAVQSILENRAEGPYTSLFSLAERIDLRVAGRRALEALILSGACDQLAPPGEPHPHRAQMMDGLDLIVREAQLRQEEKSSGQASLFDFGAESAPVERPEPSLPDVPRWPESERLAREKEILGFFISGHPLDRFRDEVRVFEHVNTSSLKQFRDQKVELACVVTQVSRQISRRNGAEWGRIQVEDFRGTATVLAFGDVWDQYHDLIVQDAPVLIRGQVSGRDRDEEDPPIFLDSVIPLSQLRESGTLGLELILNGGNDTALIDAATQVLRAHPGQAPVLVVADQAEHAANGSAKPETVTLRLRSRSLQVQPNDMLLAELREILGGDRVRLVKS, from the coding sequence ATGTCGTTCGTACACCTGCACACCCACAGCGAATACTCGCTGCTCGACGGCGCGAACCGGCTCGGCGACCTGGTCCGGCGCGCCGTCGATCTCGAGATGCCTGCGCTCGCGCTGACCGACCACGGCTGCATGTTCGGCGCGTGGACGTTCCAGCAGCAGGCCGGCAAGCACGGCATCAAGCCGCTGCTCGGGATGGAGGCGTACGTGGCACCGGGCGACCGGCGCGTGAAGAGCGGCGGCTCCGGTGAGGACAAGTACTATCACCTGGTGCTGCTCGCCCGCGACGAGGTCGGCTACCGCAACATCGTCCGGCTCACCTCGATCGGGTACCTGGAAGGCTTCTACCACCGTCCGCGCATCGACCGGGAGGTGCTGCGACAGCACTCCGAGGGGGTGATCGTGACGTCCGCCTGCATGGCGGGCGAGGTCGCACGGCACCTGATGGCGGGGCGCCAGGAGCAGGCGCGGGAAGCGGCCGCGTGGTATGCGGACGTGTTCCGTGACCGCTACTACCTCGAGGTGCAGGCCCACGACTCCGAGGGACAGCACCAGCTCAACCGCCAGGTGATCGGCCTCGCGGACGAAATGGGACTGCCGCTCGTCGCGACCAACGATGCGCACTTCCTGCGGGCGGAAGACCACGACGCGCACGACGTCCTGCTCTGCATCGGCCTGGGCAAGGACCGCAGCGACGAAAACCGGATGAAGTACGATCGCGGTCTGTACTTCAAGACCGCACAGGAGATCGCCGCACGCTTCCCCGACCGCCCGGAGGTCGTCGAGAATACGCTCGCGATCGCCGACAGCGTCAACGTCGCGTTCCGGAAGCAGTACTACGTGCCGCAGTTCCCGCTGCCGGAGGACGTGTCCGACGAGCCTTCACTGCTGCGGAAGCTGGTCTACGACAAGGCGCCGGAGCGTCTGGGCGAGTTGACGCCGGAGCTGCGCGAGCGGATCGACTACGAGCTGGGCGTGATCACCAACCCCAAGGCCGACTACGCCGGCTACTTCCTGATCACGCAGGACTTCATCAACTGGGCGAAGGAGCACGGCATCCCGGTCGGGCCGGGACGCGGCTCGGCAGCGGGCTCCATCGTCGCGTACGTGCTCGGCATCACGGATGTCGACCCGATCCGCTTCGACCTGCTGTTCGAGCGCTTCCTCAACCCCGACCGCGTGTCGATGCCCGACATCGACGTCGACTTCTGCTACGAGCGCCGCGGCGAGGTGATCGAGTACGTGCGCGCGAAGTACGGCAAGGACTCGGTCGGGCAGATCATCACGTTCGGCACGATGAAGTCGCGGGCCGTGATCCGCGACGTCGGCCGTGTGCTCGGCTTCGAGCCGTCGGAGACGGACCGGCTCGCGAAACTGATTCCGAACGCGCCGAACAACTCGCTGACGGTCGCGGAAGCCGCGGAGCAGATTCCCGAGCTGCGCGATTTGATCGCGAGCGACACGCGCGTGCGCCAGCTGGTCGAGTACGCCAAGGTGCTCGAGGGACTGTCGCGCCACGCGAGCGTGCACGCTGCCGGCGTCGTCATCGCGCCGGGGCCGCTGCACGAGTACGTGCCGGTCTGCACGCAGCCGACGCGCGGCTCGGGCGCCGCTGCGGAGGCGGGCGACGATGGCGTGCTCGTCACGCAGTGGGACATGATCGCGCTCGAGCAGGCCGGGATGCTCAAGATGGACTTCCTCGGCCTCAAGACGCTGACCGTGATCAATGACGCGGTCACCGCGATCCGGCAGCGGCACGGCGCACTGCGCCATCCGGATTCGGGCGAGGAGTACGCACGCATCGAGGACGTGCCGCTGGACGACCCGGCAGTCTACGACATGCTGGCGCGCGGCGGTACGACCGGCGTGTTCCAGTTCGAATCGCCGCTCGCGACGGACAAGCTGCGCGCGATGCGCTGCGACACGTTCGAAGACCTGGTCGCGACCAACGCGCTGATCCGGCCGGGCCCGCTCGACAGCGGCATGACGGACGTATACATCCGTCGCAAGCTGGGCAAGGAGAAGGTGCGCTACCCGCACCCGCTGCTGGAAGAGGTGCTCCGGCCGACACACGGCGTGATCACCTACCAGGAGCAGGTGATGCGCATGGCGCAGGTCCTGGCCGACTTCACGCTGGCGGAAGCGGACGTGCTCCGTAAGGCGGTCGGCAAGAAGGACATGGAGCTGATTCAGCAGGAGGTCGGCAAGTTCAAGGAGCGCGCGCTCGCGAAGGGTGTCGAGCAGCGCGTCGTCGACGAGATCGCCGAGCAGGTCGTGACCTTCGGCCGCTACGGCTTCAACCGGTCTCACTCGGTGGCGTACGCACTGCTCAGCTACCAGACCGCATGGCTGAAGCGGCACTACCCGGCGGAGTTCATGGCCGCGCTGCTGTCGTCCGTGCTCGACAAGACCGACGACGTCGTGCACTACATCGGCGAGTGCCGGGAGATGGCGCGCTACATCCCGCCACGCGCAGGCAAGCGCTTCGATGGCATCCAGGTGCTGCCGCCGGACGTGAACGAGTCCGGCTGGAAGTTCACGCCGGTCGCCGACGACCAGATCCGCTTCGGCCTGGGTGCGCTGCGCGGCATCGGCGCCGCGGCGGTCCAGTCGATCCTGGAGAACCGCGCGGAAGGGCCGTACACCTCGCTCTTCAGCCTGGCGGAGCGCATCGACCTGCGCGTCGCCGGCCGGCGCGCGCTGGAAGCGCTGATCCTGTCGGGTGCGTGCGATCAGCTCGCCCCGCCGGGCGAGCCGCACCCGCACCGCGCCCAGATGATGGACGGTCTGGACCTGATCGTGCGCGAGGCGCAGCTCCGCCAGGAGGAGAAGTCCAGCGGCCAGGCCTCGCTGTTCGACTTCGGCGCCGAGAGTGCGCCCGTCGAGCGGCCGGAGCCTTCCCTGCCGGATGTGCCCCGCTGGCCGGAATCGGAGCGGCTCGCGCGCGAGAAGGAGATCCTGGGGTTCTTCATCAGCGGCCACCCGCTGGACCGCTTCCGTGACGAGGTCCGCGTCTTCGAGCACGTGAACACGTCCTCGCTGAAGCAGTTCCGCGACCAGAAGGTCGAGCTGGCGTGCGTGGTGACACAGGTCTCGCGTCAGATCTCACGGCGCAACGGGGCCGAATGGGGACGCATCCAGGTCGAAGACTTCCGCGGCACCGCCACCGTGCTCGCATTCGGTGACGTCTGGGACCAGTATCATGACCTGATCGTGCAGGATGCGCCGGTGCTGATCCGCGGGCAGGTGAGCGGGCGCGACCGGGACGAGGAGGATCCGCCGATCTTCCTGGACAGCGTGATCCCGCTGTCGCAGCTGCGCGAAAGCGGCACGCTCGGCCTCGAGCTCATATTGAATGGCGGCAATGACACCGCGCTGATCGATGCGGCAACGCAGGTGCTGCGCGCGCATCCCGGCCAGGCCCCGGTGCTGGTCGTCGCGGACCAGGCCGAGCATGCCGCCAACGGCAGCGCGAAGCCGGAGACGGTGACGCTGCGGCTCCGTTCCCGCTCGCTGCAGGTGCAGCCGAACGATATGCTGCTGGCCGAGCTGCGGGAGATCCTGGGCGGCGACCGAGTGCGCCTGGTCAAATCGTGA
- a CDS encoding acetyl-CoA carboxylase carboxyltransferase subunit alpha, which translates to MTDRPLDFEEGIRELEAQIERLESLASQHGLEVGDEVRLLEEKLAQLRQHTYENMSAVARVQLARHPKRPYTLDYTSSVFTDFVELHGDRSFRDDEAIVGGWARLDGESVMLIGHQKGRDMKENLRRNFGMPHPEGYRKALRLMQLADKFGRPIITLIDTPGAYPGIGAEERGQAEAIARNLREMARLHVPIVAAVIGEGGSGGALALGVADRLLMLENSIYSVISPEGCAAILWKSASAKDKAAEALKLTAGDLARLGVVDEIVPEPTGGAHTDPDSTAAALRSALIRSVRELKELDPATLRRQRWQKYESLGAWREVTPAGT; encoded by the coding sequence ATGACCGACCGACCGCTTGACTTCGAGGAAGGCATCCGCGAGCTGGAGGCGCAGATCGAGCGTCTCGAGTCGCTGGCGTCGCAGCACGGCCTCGAGGTCGGTGACGAAGTGCGGCTGCTCGAGGAGAAGCTCGCGCAGCTCCGCCAGCATACGTACGAGAACATGAGCGCGGTGGCGCGGGTCCAGCTCGCGCGCCACCCGAAGCGTCCGTACACGCTCGATTACACGAGCAGCGTCTTCACGGATTTCGTCGAGCTGCACGGCGACCGCAGCTTCCGCGACGACGAGGCGATCGTCGGGGGCTGGGCGCGGCTCGACGGCGAGTCCGTGATGCTGATCGGGCACCAGAAGGGGCGCGACATGAAGGAGAACCTGCGGCGCAACTTCGGGATGCCGCATCCCGAGGGGTACCGCAAGGCGCTCCGTCTCATGCAGCTCGCCGACAAGTTCGGCCGGCCGATCATCACGCTGATCGACACCCCCGGTGCGTACCCGGGCATCGGCGCGGAGGAGCGCGGTCAGGCGGAGGCGATCGCGCGCAACCTGCGCGAGATGGCGCGGCTGCACGTGCCGATCGTCGCCGCCGTGATCGGCGAGGGCGGCAGCGGCGGTGCGCTCGCACTGGGCGTCGCGGATCGCCTGCTCATGCTCGAGAACTCGATCTACAGCGTCATTTCGCCCGAAGGCTGCGCCGCGATCCTGTGGAAGAGCGCCTCCGCCAAGGACAAGGCGGCCGAGGCGCTCAAGCTCACCGCAGGTGACCTCGCCAGGCTCGGCGTGGTCGACGAAATCGTGCCGGAGCCGACGGGCGGGGCGCACACGGATCCCGATTCGACCGCTGCAGCACTCCGGTCCGCACTGATCCGCAGCGTGCGTGAGCTGAAGGAGCTGGATCCCGCGACACTGCGACGGCAGCGGTGGCAGAAGTACGAATCGCTCGGCGCCTGGCGTGAGGTGACGCCGGCCGGGACGTGA
- the ricT gene encoding regulatory iron-sulfur-containing complex subunit RicT, with protein MATIVEVSFKGNRREYYVAEQEVGISDYVIVEADRGEDLGRVTAAGAVAERKCSGCSTGCSAPVPERRVLRTARSEEVDNAVQLREDEPRVRRITREKVLQYGLKMKVSEAEWQHDRNKLTIYFTAERRVDFRELVRDLARTFRTRIELKQIGVRDEAALLGGVGRCGRELCCSTWLRELKPVSLQLAKDQRLSLNPAQISGCCGRLMCCLTYEHDSYVAARKRFPREGRTLQTSLGREKVIGVDIWRERVTLRHEDGSRRTIALADLKQEVVEGGEGGGRGDGGPRGDRGDGNNDAPGGQYPFRPRRGNPRDRGGEGRRS; from the coding sequence ATGGCTACGATCGTCGAAGTAAGCTTCAAGGGAAACCGCCGCGAGTACTATGTCGCGGAGCAGGAAGTCGGCATCAGCGACTACGTCATCGTCGAAGCGGACCGGGGCGAGGATCTCGGGCGGGTGACGGCCGCGGGTGCGGTCGCGGAGCGCAAATGCTCCGGCTGCTCTACGGGCTGCTCTGCGCCGGTCCCGGAGCGACGCGTGCTGCGCACCGCACGCTCCGAGGAAGTCGACAACGCGGTGCAGCTGCGCGAGGACGAGCCGCGCGTGCGTCGTATCACGCGCGAGAAGGTTCTGCAGTACGGCCTCAAGATGAAGGTCAGCGAAGCGGAGTGGCAGCACGACCGCAACAAGCTGACGATCTATTTCACGGCTGAGCGTCGGGTCGATTTCCGCGAGCTGGTGCGCGACCTGGCGCGTACGTTCCGCACGCGCATCGAGCTGAAGCAGATCGGCGTGCGCGACGAGGCCGCCCTGCTCGGCGGCGTGGGCCGCTGCGGCCGCGAGCTGTGCTGCTCGACCTGGCTCCGGGAGCTGAAGCCGGTCAGCCTGCAGCTCGCCAAGGACCAGCGACTCTCGCTCAACCCTGCGCAGATCTCCGGGTGCTGCGGCCGGCTCATGTGCTGCCTGACATACGAGCACGACTCGTACGTGGCGGCACGCAAGCGCTTCCCGCGCGAGGGTCGCACGCTGCAGACATCGCTCGGCCGCGAAAAGGTGATCGGTGTCGACATCTGGCGTGAGCGCGTGACGCTGCGCCACGAGGATGGCAGCCGGCGCACGATCGCGCTGGCCGACCTCAAGCAGGAAGTCGTCGAGGGCGGTGAGGGCGGCGGCCGGGGTGATGGGGGCCCGAGGGGCGATCGCGGTGATGGCAATAACGACGCTCCGGGCGGGCAGTACCCGTTCCGCCCACGCCGTGGCAATCCGCGCGACCGGGGTGGAGAGGGGCGGCGCTCGTGA